The following coding sequences lie in one Apium graveolens cultivar Ventura chromosome 1, ASM990537v1, whole genome shotgun sequence genomic window:
- the LOC141708438 gene encoding receptor-like protein 2, which yields MGYYKKSEKEVGETEVGGRRKKSEKQKLEVGERSWRLTLQTVTAGTAEAAGREEKCWRIVASGKLSHNLLYGPLPDILFSSLTRLETIDLSFNSLSGEVTSSSPLPSSVRVVDFSSNYLDGTIHSTLFKVASNLVSFNVSNNSFVGNIPSYICSNSNLINFLDFSYNEFSGKIPHGFGECEQLEFFRAGFNILKGLLPYDIYNVSTLRELSLPENDLYGPIGDEIVQSINLIVLNRKNPTKYRFNFLDGDITALDFSKLSSLHILDLGYNHLTGKLPESLFMCKSLVAVRLSRNYFFGEIPATVSHLQSLSFISLSNNSFTNITGAVSNLMGCKSLTAVVLSLNFFGETLSEGPGIVDKKCWIERLKELEVIDLSVNRFTGKIPSWLGSFPKLFYLDLSSNLFSGVFPRELSTLQAMTMQQTSKVKQFSLELPIAVNPHNGSSLLQYTSFSFLPPTLNVRNNSFNGNIPAEIGRLKLLHVLDLSMNKFTGKIPDQISALTNLERLDLSDNHLSGKIPSSLKALNFLSWFSAANNNFTGKISRGNQLESFPASS from the exons ATGGGTTATTATAAGAAGTCGGAGAAAGAAGTCGGAGAAACAGAAGTTGGAGGTCGGAGAAAGAAGTCGGAGAAACAGAAGTTGGAGGTCGGAGAAAGAAGTTGGAG GTTAACGTTACAGACAGTCACAGCAGGCACGGCAGAAGCAGCAGGGAGGGAGGAGAAGTGCTGGCGC ATTGTTGCTTCTGGGAAG CTCTCCCACAACTTGCTCTATGGTCCCTTGCCTGATATCTTGTTTTCGTCTTTGACTCGCCTCGAAACAATTGATCTGAGCTTTAACAGTTTGTCAGGTGAGGTAACATCATCTTCTCCATTGCCATCTTCAGTTCGAGTAGTGGACTTCTCCAGCAATTATCTGGATGGAACCATCCATTCTACTTTATTTAAGGTAGCATCAAATCTTGTAAGTTTCAATGTTAGCAACAACAGCTTTGTTGGTAATATTCCTTCATATATCTGTTCCAACTCAAACCTCATCAACTTCTTGGATTTTTCGTACAATGAGTTCAGTGGCAAAATTCCACATGGCTTTGGGGAATGTGAACAACTTGAATTTTTTCGGGCGGGTTTCAATATTCTGAAGGGATTGCTCCCATATGATATTTACAATGTTTCGACACTAAGAGAACTATCCTTGCCAGAAAATGACCTATATGGACCGATCGGTGATGAAATTGTTCAGTCTATAAACCTCATCGTTCTTAACAGGAAAAATCCCACAAAATATAG GTTCAATTTCTTGGACGGAGATATCACTGCCTTGGATTTTTCCAAGCTCAGTAGTCTACATATATTGGACTTGGGATACAATCACCTGACCGGAAAGTTACCAGAAAGCCTCTTCATGTGCAAGTCCTTAGTTGCTGTTAGACTATCTAGGAACTACTTCTTTGGAGAAATTCCAGCTACTGTGTCTCACTTGCAGTCACTTTCGTTTATATCTCTTTCTAACAATAGCTTTACTAATATCACAGGAGCTGTCAGCAATCTAATGGGCTGCAAGAGCCTTACTGCTGTCGTCCTATCCCTGAATTTTTTCGGTGAAACACTGTCAGAAGGTCCAGGAATTGTAGATAAAAAATG CTGGATTGAAAGGCTCAAAGAGCTAGAAGTTATCGATCTGTCAGTTAATCGGTTTACTGGCAAGATTCCAAGTTGGCTTGGATCTTTTCCTAAGCTCTTTTACTTGGATTTGTCTAGCAACCTTTTCTCAGGTGTATTCCCAAGGGAACTGTCCACACTTCAAGCTATGACAATGCAGCAAACAAGTAAAGTAAAACAATTTTCTCTAGAGTTACCAATTGCTGTGAATCCACACAATGGTTCTTCTTTGCTTCAGTACACAAGTTTTTCTTTCTTGCCTCCGACATTAAACGTGAGAAACAACAGCTTTAATGGAAATATCCCTGCCGAGATAGGACGCCTAAAGCTTCTTCATGTGTTGGATTTAAGTATGAACAAATTCACAGGAAAAATCCCGGATCAAATATCTGCTCTCACCAACCTGGAAAGGTTAGACCTTTCTGACAATCACTTATCTGGCAAAATTCCGTCATCATTGAAAGCTCTTAATTTCTTGTCATGGTTTAGTGCTGCAAACAACAACTTCACAGGAAAAATTTCTAGAGGCAATCAGCTGGAGAGCTTTCCCGCTTCTTCTTGA